ATGTGTCTGTACCAGGATTCTCTTCTCCCACTTGGGTTTTTCCATACAGTTAAGACCCTCCCTCCTCACTTCAATGTGCTGTGCTAATACACTCCTAGTTAGTTTGAGCTTTTGAGAGCTAAAGTGTAAGAGATGTTGAAAGAAGAGATTAGTGATGCTGGTGGTGGAAACGATTGGGCGCGTGTCTGCGACACATGCCGCTCCGCAGCTTGCACCGTGTACTGTCGAGCCGACTCGGCGTACCTctgtgctggatgtgatgcccGAGTGCATGCTGCGAACCGGGTCGCCTCGCGCCATGAACGCGTATGGGTGTGCGAGGTATGTGAGCGTGCCCCTGCTGCCCTGTTGTGCAAGGCAGACGCTGCATCCTTATGCACTACTTGTGATGCCGAAATCCATTCCGCCAATCCGCTTGCTCGTCGCCACCAGCGTGTCCCCATTCTTCCAATTTCAGGATGTCTGTATGGCCCCTTGCCCACTGACCATGGCTGTCGAAAAATGGCATCGGCGACTGAAACTGAAGATGGTTTTATGTGCACAAACGGAGACGAGACAATTGCAGAGGATGAGGACGAGGCGGCTTCATGGTTACTGCTGAATCCTGGGAAAAATAGCACCAACCAGAATAACGGGTTCATGCTTGCTGGGGAGGTTGACGACTATCTGGACCTCGTAGAATACAATTCAAGCGTGGAGAATCAATTCACTGAtcagcatcaacaacaacattacgGTGTTCCGCACAAGAGTTATGGTGGTGATAGCGTTGTGCCAGTTCAATCTGGAGAAGCAAAAGATCACTttcagcagcagcagcagcaacaCCAGAATTGTCAGTATGGCCTGGATTACGATGCCTCAAAAGCTGCATACAGCTACAATGGTTCCATTACTCGCACTGTAAGCTATACTCCCAACAATTTTATACCAAGTGGTTCAGTTAT
This window of the Gossypium arboreum isolate Shixiya-1 chromosome 12, ASM2569848v2, whole genome shotgun sequence genome carries:
- the LOC108478390 gene encoding zinc finger protein CONSTANS-LIKE 2, whose product is MLKEEISDAGGGNDWARVCDTCRSAACTVYCRADSAYLCAGCDARVHAANRVASRHERVWVCEVCERAPAALLCKADAASLCTTCDAEIHSANPLARRHQRVPILPISGCLYGPLPTDHGCRKMASATETEDGFMCTNGDETIAEDEDEAASWLLLNPGKNSTNQNNGFMLAGEVDDYLDLVEYNSSVENQFTDQHQQQHYGVPHKSYGGDSVVPVQSGEAKDHFQQQQQQHQNCQYGLDYDASKAAYSYNGSITRTVSLSSVDVGIVPESTMSDISISHTRPPKGTIDLFSGPPTQMPTQLAPMEREARVLRYREKKKTRKFEKTIRYASRKAYAEMRPRIKGRFAKRTDAEVEVDQMFSTTVITGYGIVPSF